A window from Podospora bellae-mahoneyi strain CBS 112042 chromosome 1 map unlocalized CBS112042p_1, whole genome shotgun sequence encodes these proteins:
- a CDS encoding uncharacterized protein (EggNog:ENOG503NYCZ; COG:L) — translation MDPQSPPKRITRARAAAKAVEPASKTTKIMTAAARTKTARGTLTTSSASTLNTTTSRGSLKRKSPFDDEEEEESDHEEQKPAKPSSSLAVKPTRGRGRPKKATEAPSAPVLSTSTRARGRPRKTVETIASETAARTAQPKKTATDPEPAAAKKPTTRRPATAGTASTAAKSLAKPAIKKTVKFEVPEKENVAPPSRSSTQAASTTGALNKKPVRKGATATGRTARATKGATNAVSNTVSSTKDKPLPLSPKKINQLAVSRAAESDDELGMDEKVPVRRFKKAPVKPAMGATKALASSLDRRHPTENDENVPVMPTSDATLTLMLGTPAKRLPPSPWKGSMKSPPRRVDGLFAASTSQTQPQGQVSPIKCSLLQTPAKRQPLAIPIALGSVGGSQVNPSPFKFSLLSSPAKRSVVSPIKSFPPRIEEEEEECRSPAPKPTLLASPMPAVPVPAEQEARTLSDEDGDMIMGNTDEEEEDDVAVVSPEVPEFPGRLSTILPRHADPVLALETSLSEEEEEEKQKQEEVHIDDVVENNENKVDDEIEEQVEQVEQEEQEQEEEGEEEEEVELIEQENDEAAAEDDSAETILQENEQVEEQCEEMAVDSADAEEPEEQARPAPKVAPALFQFGLREKDLDPYQSEDTDSEDEAPTRQNPFSSAFTALPNTPCRRSSLRTPRAQTSQPRMSSGRSTAKRVRIDDSVGFTPLASQLNGWTAGPSPVKTNSKADSPLSVSHETDEEENTSTNEDLATPGLEPGNGFFENEMLNRSDAMDVDEEAVDSSAEIETPILEDITPTEEDAALAAEANEMSLMEPEQAEANMSNSSHDDTISEASQEYGDENELPVDPNISSRATTTASPVPPVTPARTLRPREVHTIAKVPLKPADDSTPRPKPIQRAGSASRLPVSRPTDRVTRSATVISYTPTKTESVEEMEDEEEAQAKSVPPVTPAKGDIWSTLGTPARTPRRDLNPALLRGAVVFVDVHTTEGADASGIFVELLTQMGARCLKEWKWNPTNTDSKIGITHVVYKDGGKRTLEKVRQSEGVVQCVGVSWVLDCERENEWLEEGPYAIDTQIIPRGGARRRKSMEPRAMSNMNGTLIPAPVKGSTSSNSTPTNSSTTRTGNQTAPTTPASNRSSSRRASSLWVRTPEEPRISVDDIDSEDDREHKEDDDDTWGVVLTPVPKTPAPEAIARYVANISPGSDMSSVAGDDDEDEERKRQEMLTRTCPPKRATFIELGERVLNKEKDERVLMRLMAARRKSLQFAPKIGSPLAKSWR, via the exons ATGGACccccaatcaccaccaaaacggATCACTCGGGCGCGTGCCGCAGCCAAGGCTGTTGAGCCGGCCTCAAAGACGACAAAGATTatgactgctgctgccaggaCGAAGACGGCCCGTGGTACACTGAcgacctcctcggcctcgacgctcaacaccaccacgtCGCGAGGATCTCTCAAGCGGAAGAGCCCGtttgatgacgaggaggaggaggagtcagATCATGAAGAGCAGAAGCCCGCTAAGCCATCTTCAAGTCTCGCTGTGAAGCCTACCCGAGGACGTGGCAGGCCCAAGAAGGCAACAGAGGCCCCATCAGCGCCAGTACTATCTACATCAACAAGGGCTAGGGGAAGGCCAAGGAAGACTGTCGAGACCATCGCATCCGAAACCGCTGCCAGGACAGCCCAGCCCAAGAAGACTGCCACAGACCCCGAACCCGCTGCCGCAAAGAAGCCAACGACCCGCCGCCCTGCCACAGCTGGTACCGCGAGCACGGCTGCCAAGTCCCTTGCTAAACCAGCGATCAAGAAGACCGTCAAGTTCGAGGTGCCTGAGAAGGAGAATGTTGCGCCGCCCTCGAGGAGCTCGACACAAGCTGCTAGCACAACTGGAGCCCTGAACAAGAAACCTGTTCGCAAGGGAGCTACTGCCACCGGCCGAACCGCCCGTGCTACCAAAGGAGCGACAAATGCCGTTTCCAATACAGTGAGTTCCACGAAGGATAAGCCACTTCCATTGAGTCCTAAGAAGATCAACCAGCTCGCCGTGAGCCGGGCCGCGGAATCCGACGACGAACTCGGTATGGACGAGAAGGTCCCCGTTCGACGATTCAAAAAGGCACCCGTAAAGCCCGCCATGGGCGCCACCAAggccctcgcctcctccctggACCGGAGACATCCCACGGAGAACGACGAAAACGTGCCGGTCATGCCTACCTCGGATGCCACACTCACCCTCATGCTCGGAACCCCCGCAAAACGGCTACCTCCATCACCCTGGAAAGGAAGTATGAAATCCCCTCCGCGACGCGTTGATGGTCTTTTTGCAGCCTCTACCTCTCAAACCCAGCCCCAAGGTCAGGTATCCCCCATCAAGTGTAGCCTTTTGCAAACACCCGCCAAGCGACAGCCCCTTGCCATTCCCATTGCCTTGGGGAGTGTCGGTGGCAGCCAGGTGAACCCTTCGCCCTTCAAGTTTTCTCTGCTCTCATCCCCAGCTAAACGCTCGGTTGTCTCACCGATCAAGAGTTTCCCGCCGAGgattgaggaagaggaggaagaatgCAGGAGCCCTGCGCCGAAGCCCACGTTGCTTGCCAGCCCCATGCCAGCTGTGCCGGTCCCTGCTGAGCAGGAGGCCAGGACTCTTtcggatgaagatggtgacATGATCATGGGCAACAcagacgaagaggaagaagatgatgtcgCAGTCGTGTCACCAGAAGTCCCCGAGTTTCCCGGGCGTCTCTCGACTATTCTGCCCCGACATGCAGACCCGGTTCTGGCTCTTGAGACGAGCTTgtccgaggaagaagaggaagagaagcagaagcaggaggaagTACACATCGACGATGTCGTTGAGAACAACGAGAACAAGGTCGATgacgagattgaggagcAGGTGGAGCAGGTGGAGCAGGAGGaacaggagcaggaggaggagggagaggaggaggaggaagtggaaCTCATCGAACAAGAGAACGACGAAGCCGCGGCGGAGGATGACTCAGCCGAGACTATCCTGCAGGAAAATGAGCAAGTTGAGGAACAGTGTGAGGAAATGGCAGTTGACAGCGCCGATGCTGAGGAACCTGAGGAGCAGGCTAGGCCTGCTCCCAAGGTTGCGCCTGCCCTATTTCAATTCGGCCTCCGCGAGAAGGACCTGGACCCGTACCAGAGCGAGGACACAGACTCTGAGGATGAGGCTCCTACCCGACAAAACCCATTCTCGTCTGCCTTCACCGCGCTGCCCAACACTCCATGCCGTCGTTCCTCGTTGAGGACTCCTCGTGCTCAGACCAGTCAGCCTAGGATGTCGTCTGGTAGGAGCACCGCCAAGAGGGTCCGTATCGATGACAGCGTTGGATTCACTCCCTTGGCTTCTCAGCTCAATGGCTGGACTGCGGGACCTAGCCCTGTGAAGACAAACAGCAAAGCCGACTCCCCATTATCAGTGTCACACGAAacagatgaggaggaaaacaCGTCTACAAATGAGGATCTCGCGACTCCCGGTCTGGAGCCCGGGAATGGTTTCTTTGAGAATGAGATGCTCAATCGGTCCGATGCCAtggatgttgacgaggaggcggttgatTCCAGTGCTGAGATTGAGACTCCTATCCTCGAAGACATCACCCCCACAGAAGAGGATGCCGCCCTCGCAGCTGAAGCAAATGAGATGTCTCTCATGGAGCCCGAACAGGCTGAGGCCAACATGAGCAATTCGAGTCATGACGACACCATCTCTGAGGCAAGCCAGGAATACGGAGATGAGAATGAACTGCCAGTGGATCCCAACATCTCTTCTAGAGCCACCACTACAGCCAGTCCTGTCCCTCCGGTTACTCCAGCTCGTACCCTGCGCCCACGAGAAGTTCACACCATTGCAAAGGTGCCTCTCAAGCCGGCCGACGACTCTACCCCTCGCCCTAAGCCAATTCAGCGTGCCGGCAGCGCCTCGCGTCTCCCCGTTTCAAGACCCACAGATCGCGTAACTCGGAGCGCAACAGTTATCTCGTATACGCCCACCAAGACTGAGTCTGTTGAAGAAatggaggatgaagaagaggcacAGGCCAAGTCTGTCCCACCCGTCACTCCGGCGAAGGGTGATATCTGGTCGACCCTGGGGACCCCTGCTCGCACCCCGAGACGGGATCTGAACCCAGCACTGCTCCGTGGGGCAGTCGTCTTTGTTGATGTTCACACAACTGAGGGTGCTGACGCGAGCGGCATTTTTGTTGAGCTGCTCACGCAAATGGGTGCTCGATGCCTCAAGGAGTGGAAGTGGAATCCCACCAACACGGATTCCAAGATTGGAATCACTCACGTGGTGTACAAGGATGGTGGCAAGCGTACTCTGGAAAAGGTTCGCCAAAGTGAAGGCGTGGTGCAGTGTGTTGGAGTGAGCTGGGTGTTGGA CTGCGAACGTGAGAACGAATGGCTCGAGGAGGGCCCCTACGCCATTGACACCCAGATTATTCCCCGTGGTGGTGCCCGTCGAAGGAAGAGCATGGAGCCGCGCGCCATGTCCAACATGAACGGCACGCTCATTCCCGCGCCCGTGAAAGGTAGTACCTCCAGCAACTCTACGCCGACCAACTCCTCGACTACTCGCACCGGCAACCAAACTGCTCCCACGACCCCGGCCAGCAACCGGAGCAGCAGTCGCCGTGCCAGCTCCCTTTGGGTGCGCACCCCCGAGGAGCCCCGCATTTCAGTTGATGATATCGACTCGGAGGACGACAGGGAGCATAaggaagacgatgatgacaCCTGGGGCGTGGTGTTGACTCCAGTGCCCAAGACCCCTGCCCCTGAAGCCATTGCTCGCTATGTGGCCAACATCAGCCCTGGCTCAGACATGTCATCTGTCGctggtgacgatgatgaagacgaggaacGCAAAAGGCAAGAGATGCTCACACGCACTTGTCCACCCAAAAGGGCAACATTTATCGAGCTCGGGGAGCGGGTGCTTAACAAGGAAAAGGATGAGAGAGTCTTGATGAGATTGATGGCTGCTCGCAGGAAGAGCTTGCAGTTTGCGCCAAAGATTGGAAGCCCATTGGCTAAATCATGGCGTTGA
- the MDM12_2 gene encoding Mitochondrial distribution and morphology protein 12 (COG:U; EggNog:ENOG503Q3NA) codes for MSIDLNWETVTGGPDGQELADSIRDFIHTKFQSVPLPRFIKSVTVHDFQFGTIPPEIELKDITDPLPDFYEENLDSDLASESGSEEDEEEIADDRRRRQTEAVLAGGAGAHNLSALPPHLSLGGLGGLGSLGAGGSRNGGDIGSPFLRVNTPGIPGGTSNLHYFHSQFATGLSGTQTPLAAVAGAHHLNSTAWLEGHGHSSSAPNLHQYGAPDFGGVDGQSTAPAPNQGLRRPLLQQPPSTHRRNPSQSSIDLNPSLGLTPPSPTVLSVPPFPASSTGGPSPPPGLANPHHPHHPHHPHHHHAHHVHPLLREKHSVSTLAASAGPPSRPPTRDKTTPSHHPDPEDVHAPNTTTTNKQRSTSPATSSPLATSAQEQAEEEEEEEKRKLREKKVDDMQAVFRIRYAGDIKLLLTADILLDYPMPSFVGIPVRLSITGLTFDGVGVLAKIRKRVHFCFLSPEDAVAAVGQGENEVDGGEGDKQTGFKSPPGGGNGLGTTKLGGLLQEIRVESEIGQRESGKQSLKNVGKVERFVLEQVRRIFEEEFVYPSYWTFLV; via the exons ATGTCCATCGATCTCAATTGGGAAACGGTCACGGGCGGCCCTGATGGACAAGAGCTTGCCGACAGCATCCGCGATTTCATCCACACCAAGTTCCAATCAGTACCATTACCGCGTTTCATCAAATCAGTCACCGTGCATGACTTTCAGTTTGGGACGATACCGCCAGAGATTGAGTTGAAGGATATCACCGACCCGTTACCAGACTTTTACGAGGAAAATCTTGATTCGGACTTGGCATCAGAGTCTggcagcgaggaggatgaggaggaaatTGCAGATGACCGAAGACGGCGACAGACTGAAGCGGTGTTagctggcggtgctggggCTCATAATCTCTCAGCTCTCCCACCACATCTCAGTCTTGGTGGTCTCGGAGGTTTGGGTAGTCTTGGTGCCGGTGGTTCACGCAATGGAGGAGACATAGGGAGCCCCTTTTTACGCGTCAACACGCCCGGTATTCCAGGAggcacctccaacctccactACTTTCACTCCCAATTCGCCACGGGATTATCAGGCACCCAAACACCACTCGCCGCCGTAGCAGGAgctcaccacctcaacagcaccgCCTGGCTAGAAGGCCACGGCCACAGCTCCTCAGcaccaaacctccaccaaTACGGCGCCCCAGACTTTGGCGGTGTCGACGGGCAATCAACCGCCCCGGCACCCAACCAAGGCCTCCGTcgtcctctcctccaacagcccccttccacccaccgCCGCAACCCCTCCCAAAGCTCCATCGatctcaacccctccctcggcctcacccccccatcccctaCCGTCCTCTCcgtcccccccttccccgctTCCTCAACCGGCGgcccatcccctcctcccggcctagccaacccccatcaccccc atcacccccatcacccccatcaccaccacgcccaccacgttcaccccctcctccgagAAAAGCACTCCGTCTCCACTctcgccgcctccgccggccccccctcccgccccccaacccgcgacaaaaccaccccctctcaccacccgGACCCAGAAGACGTCCACGCACCCAataccaccacaaccaacaaGCAGCGCAGCACCAGCCcagccacctcctcccctttggCAACCTCAGCCCAGGAACaagccgaggaagaagaggaggaagagaagcgcaagctgagagaaaaaaaggtaGACGACATGCAAGCCGTTTTCCGGATACGTTACGCGGGGGATATCAAACTGTTGCTCACGGCGGACATCCTGCTCGACTACCCCATGCCTAGCTTTGTCGGGATTCCCGTCAGGTTATCCATCACCGGGCTGACGtttgatggggtgggggtgctgGCCAAGATTAGGAAGAGGGTTCACTTTTGTTTCCTCAGTCCGGAGGACGCGGTCGCTGCTGTTGGGCAGGGGGAGAATGaagttgatggtggggagggggataaaCAAACTGGTTTCAAGTCACCGCCaggtggtgggaatgggcTGGGGACGACAAAGCTGGGCGGGTTGCTGCAGGAGATTAGAGTCGAGAGTGAGATCGGTCAGCGGGAGAGCGGGAAGCAGAGCTTGAAGAATGTAGgcaaggtggagaggtttgTGCTGGAGcaggtgaggaggatatttgaggaggagtttgtgtATCCTAGTTATTGGACGTTTCTGGTATGA
- the VPS28 gene encoding Vacuolar protein-sorting-associated protein 28 (COG:U; EggNog:ENOG503NV62): MLNRQPYAPTPHSYVPNSTLSATINLDEEVKLADTRAERDLQDSLAEIFSIIVTLDELERAFLKDAIPEADYTEICERSLKQYKSLVADEAVARAFVGLEEFKAEWDLEVPRATERIRVGMPSTTVDVSAGHHGGGSGGGGNGSKSENSGGKNPSGQLILEATQDFITFLDALKLGLLAKDQLHPLLTDVIQSANKVTDRDFENRGKIVQWLITLNQMKATEELSEDQARELELDINSAYQGFKATL, encoded by the exons ATGCTAAACAGGCAACCATATGCACCGACACCGCACAGCTACGTGCCAAACTCTACGCTCTCGGCGACTATAAATCTCGATGAG GAAGTGAAACTAGCCGACACCCGCGCTGAGCGCGACCTTCAAGACTCCCTCGCCGAAATCTTCAGCATCATAGTCACCCTCGACGAGCTCGAAAGGGCCTTCCTCAAGGACGCCATCCCCGAAGCAGACTACACCGAAATATGCGAGCGCTCTCTCAAACAATACAAGTCCCTGGTCGCCGATGAAGCAGTCGCCCGCGCCTTTGTCGGACTGGAGGAATTCAAAGCAGAATGGGACCTTGAAGTGCCCCGCGCCACAGAGCGCATTCGCGTGGGGATGCCCTCCACAACAGTGGACGTATCTGCTGGACACCACGGAggcggcagcggtggtggaggaaatgGTTCCAAGTCTGAAAACTCGGGTGGTAAAAACCCTAGTGGACAGCTCATTCTGGAGGCGACGCAGGACTTCATCACGTTTTTGGATGCGTTGAAGCTGGGCTTGCTGGCAAAGGACCAGTTGCATCCTCTGCTGACGGATGTGATCCAGTCTGCGAACAAGGTTACGGATAGGGACTTTGAAAACAGGGGCAAGATTGTCCAGTGGCTGATTACGCTCAACCAGATGAAGGCTACGGAAGAGCTGAGCGAAGACCAggcgagggagttggagCTGGACATCAACTCTGCGTATCAGGGTTTCAAGGCTACCCTCTAA
- the NOC2 gene encoding Nucleolar Complex 2 protein (COG:J; EggNog:ENOG503NWMH; BUSCO:EOG09262N5O), with the protein MGASKKNAKATKKFEQKHLSGVLERRKAVAKIKQKQQIKEKKQAKRAKDDEFFKGADGTVKRPANKKPGTQGTEMSVDDFFKGGFEILDKGAPTENGKTAALGKRKRGEANAREETSDQSDGSDVDVSDNEEDVVTDSEAGFSDEEDEEDLGMSKNAMAALAEKDPEFYKFLKENDPEALDFDENASLDEVDELSGSDEEDEQPKKKQKKGKKAQEEEEVDDSAHELTKAMVAKWEKALNETKSLKAAKQTVIAFRCAAHLNEEDEENPQRYSIKNPEVFHNILMVALKLIPEVLNHHLPVKESAAGRAYVQTETKKFKTLSNLIKSFAASIIRLLGTLSDDATVKLTLNALQPLLPYLLSFRKLLKVLIKTIVAFWSQPASSDSTRITAFLVIRRLTVVSDKGVREAVLKAAYRGLFDNSKHTNHNTIQGINLMKNSAAELWGLDETLGYTTAFTSIRQLAIHLRNSIINNKQVHNVYNWQFVHALDFWSCVLSEHCSPLKEAEAGKGSQLKLLIYPLVQVTLGVLRLIPTAIYFPLRFQLIRSLLRLSRATDTYIPLASCLLEVLSSAEMKKAPKQSTLKPLDFAVAYKAPKSYLRTRVYQDGVGEQVVELLSEFFVLWAKSIAFPEFSLPVVISLKRWLKEARKRSTGNKNGKLAGSLVLLVQKLEANAKFIEERRAKVEFAPKDRAQVEGFLKDLEVERTPLGAFAVGQRKLREERRRVVEEARKAEEGKRREEEREALEGGRGSDDEGGEEEEDEMDVDEEELEADEEEEEGEDEEEMESE; encoded by the coding sequence ATGGGTGCCTCTAAGAAGAACGCAAAGGCGACGAAGAAGTTCGAACAAAAACATCTCAGCGGTGTTCtcgaaagaagaaaagcgGTCGCCAAGATCAAACAGAAGCAgcagatcaaggagaagaagcaggccaAGCGCGCAAAGGACGATGAGTTCTTCAAGGGAGCCGATGGCACCGTCAAGAGACCAGCGAACAAGAAGCCCGGTACGCAGGGAACCGAGATGAGCGTCGACGATTTCTTCAAGGGCGGTTTCGAGATCCTCGACAAGGGTGCGCCAACGGAGAATGGCAAGACTGCCGCTCTTGGAAAGCGGAAACGCGGGGAGGCCAATGCCCGCGAGGAGACTTCTGATCAGAGCGACGGCAGCGATGTCGATGTTTCCGacaacgaggaggatgtggttaCCGATAGCGAGGCTGGCTTcagcgatgaggaggatgaggaggatctTGGCATGTCCAAGAACGCCATGGCCGCTCTCGCCGAGAAGGATCCCGAATTCTACAAGTTCTTGAAGGAGAACGACCCAGAGGCTCTCGACTTTGACGAAAACGCATCACTCGACGAGGTCGACGAGCTTAGCGGcagcgacgaggaagacgagcaaccgaagaagaagcaaaagaagggcaagaaggcacaagaagaagaggaggttgacgatTCCGCCCATGAGTTGACCAAGGCCATGGTTGCCAAGTGGGAGAAGGCGCTCAACGAGACCAAGTCGCTCAAGGCTGCTAAGCAGACTGTGATTGCCTTTCGCTGCGCTGCCCACCTgaacgaggaggatgaggagaacCCACAACGCTACAGCATCAAAAACCCCGAGGTCTTTCACAACATCTTGATGGTGGCCCTCAAGCTTATTCCTGAAGTCTTgaaccaccatctccctgtCAAGGAGTCCGCCGCCGGCAGAGCCTACGTCCAGACCGAGACCAAGAAGTTCAAGACCCTGTCCAACCTCATCAAGAGCTTTGCTGCTTccatcatccgcctccttgGCACACTCTCAGACGACGCTACCGTCAAGCTCACACTCAACGCCCTTCAGCCACTCCTTCCTTATCTCTTGTCCTTCAGAAAGCTCCTCAAGGTGCTCATCAAGACTATTGTCGCTTTCTGGTCTCAACCCGCCAGCTCCGACAGCACCAGGATAACAGCCTTTCTAGTGATCCGCCGTCTCACGGTGGTTTCCGACAAGGGTGTCAGAGAAGCCGTTCTCAAGGCAGCTTACCGCGGGTTGTTCGACAACAGCAAGcacaccaaccacaacacaaTCCAGGGTATCAACCTGATGAAGAACTCGGCCGCCGAGCTCTGGGGTCTGGATGAGACTCTTGGCTACACCACCGCCTTCACCTCGATCCGCCAGCTCGCCATCCACCTCCgcaacagcatcatcaacaacaagcaagtCCACAACGTCTACAACTGGCAATTCGTCCACGCTCTGGATTTCTGGTCTTGCGTTCTTTCCGAGCACTGCAGCCCCCTGAAGGAGGCCGAAGCCGGAAAGGGATCCCAGCTCAAGCTCCTCATCTACCCCCTGGTGCAGGTTACTCTGGGTGTGCTGCGCCTCATCCCAACAGCGATCTACTTTCCCCTGCGATTCCAGCTCATCCGCTCGCTTCTTCGCCTGTCGAGAGCGACGGACACTTATATCCCCCTCGCCTCTTGCCTCTTGGAGGTCCTCTCGTCGGCAGAGATGAAAAAGGCGCCCAAGCAGTCCACCCTCAAGCCTTTGGATTTTGCTGTCGCGTACAAGGCCCCCAAGTCGTACCTCCGCACGAGGGTCTATCAGGACGGCGTGGGGGAGCAAGTGGTGGAGCTGCTTTCGGAGTTTTTTGTCCTCTGGGCCAAGAGCATCGCGTTTCCGGAGTTTTCGCTGCCAGTGGTGATCTCGCTCAAGaggtggttgaaggaggcgaggaagaggtcgaCGGGGAATAAGAATGGGAAGCTGGCGgggagcttggtgttgcttgTGCAGAAGCTGGAGGCCAACGCCAAGTTTattgaggagaggagggccaAGGTGGAATTTGCGCCTAAGGATAGGGCGCAGGTGGAGGGGTTTTTGAAGgatttggaggtggagaggacgcCGCTGGGGGCTTTTGCTGTTGGTCAGAGGaagctgagggaggagaggaggagggttgtggaggaggctaggaaggcggaggaggggaagaggagggaggaggagagggaggcgctggagggggggagggggagtgatgatgaggggggtgaggaggaggaggatgagatggatgttgatgaggaggaattggaggcggatgaggaggaggaagagggcgaggacgaggaggagatggagagcgAGTAG